Genomic window (Paenibacillus sp. 37):
CACTTCAAGAAGAAGTGTATTATGAATATTATAATATGGTACATGGTCTTATCGTTTATATCATCAAGGAGCGTGCTGCAGCAGAAGATATTATTCAGGAAGCTTTTATCAAAATTATTAAAAACAAACCCATCTTTGAAGACGAGGTCAAACTGAAAGCCTGGCTCAAGGTTGTCACACGGAACACAGCTATTAATTATCTGAGAAAAAATAAAAATAACCGTAACCAATTGGATACGGATAGTGTTTTTATAGATATGGAGACGATGAATCAGACGGCAGCTTCCGTGGAAAGCATGGTAGAAACGCAGATGATGGAAGAGTCCATTGAATATTATCTCGGACAGCTCAAACCGGAATATCGTGTACTGGTGGAGTTA
Coding sequences:
- a CDS encoding RNA polymerase sigma factor; this translates as MANRLQLLLASDFHNLGSALQEEVYYEYYNMVHGLIVYIIKERAAAEDIIQEAFIKIIKNKPIFEDEVKLKAWLKVVTRNTAINYLRKNKNNRNQLDTDSVFIDMETMNQTAASVESMVETQMMEESIEYYLGQLKPEYRVLVELRWKKGLSYREMAELLDTSEDIVKQRLFRARGSIKKKLHKEWGGSIEQRQVR